The genomic region cgTAAAATGTTACTATTCAGATAAAGTCCTAAAATACGCATATCTTTCTAGACAACTGaggtttttactgttttacccAGTCACCAAAGCATCaccatcatccctattactaGTGTTCAAGATCTTTAACCACAGAGCAAtctaaattcataataatatacaatatgcACTTACCATTCGATAATGGGGCCTACATCTTTCACAGCAACAGAATCTTCATcaatttcatgagaatcagaACATATAGACTTCAAATACCCCGACATATAAATTCTTACATCATTTTCTACAAGACCACCATCAATTGGGCAAAGATGTCCTTGAGCATCAAATATGGAAAAACTTGTTATATTAGTTTGGGGTCGTTCAGTTATATCTCCATCGTCACCTGGAAGTTATATCCATATCCGTTATTTAAGGGCAAATTTGAacattgttaatgttttaaagaTAGCTATTTTTTTGCACTAACCTGAGGCTAACACAAGCTTCTCATTAGTCAATGCTATATACTCTTCCACAGCATCCTGTGGGTGTCCTTGATAGTAAATAATGTcagaattgtttaaaaattgaccacaaatatcacatttttcagtatctggaatattttttttgtagctttCCACTTCaagattctttttaatttcatttggtTCTTTCCCCTCATTATTTTCGCCTTGATTTTCGGAAGTCTCATTTTCATCACCCTTGGAATTATCATCTACACttaattcatcattttttttcaccTCTTTGCCGTCCAGTTTAGGTACTTCATCATTTTTCGGTATATCctcattattataactattattatctGCTTTGCTTTTATTATCAGTACTACTGATAGTATTCTTATCAACTGactctatattatttttgtcatctTCATATTTCAGctttttctaaaagaaatagAAAGTTTCGTAGTCATGCTTTTAATGAGGTTATTTTCAGCTATAACTCCTTATCAAGTAACAAAATCacagtaaaataaacaatgaaaataaaaataaaacattttgataattacttatcatattttttttttaccaacttTGAAGTATTGGGCAGGTCAAAGGGGCCaggatcaaaatatttaatataatttttatgtacatacaacTGCAGTTTGATTGCAAATTTCCTTTTTAAGATTTAGTTTATTATGTCTAAATAAAAGAATGGAGTGACAAtacaatacagaaaaaaaatattgtacacaaTAGAAAGACATCAAATTGATAACATAGAGTGTAAGGGTACAATGGTGGTTTTATTGCTAATAGCAATATCTTCCACAAATCATTTGAATGGACAGAAATTATGGAAATATAGAGGTAGGTGACCAGTGCACTATTCttacatacattaaataatatacacacatattatgAGGCATACTGGTGAGGAAATTACTTTGGTACTAGATTATTCCTCTATATTCTTTTGGAAGCTGGAGACTACGGGTACAGGTAGTTTGTTTCCTGAATATTTCAGAATAAAGGTATATATATCAAAGTTCAATATACTTACAGGATTAGTAAAATTGTCATCAGTAGGACTTCTGTTCCGTTTAGTTGTGAACATATTGGTAATTTTCAGCTGATTCTTGTTTCGGGGAGAAATCCTTTTCGACCTGGACATTACAAATTGGTTACATATATTCGCTTCTTCCTTTTAAACCAGTTTCTTTAAATACTTGTCTACTGttactttagtttttaaaattacgCAGAATTAAACATATCACTAATAGTGTTAAAGACTCATATCTTTGATGATCTTATAGGTACCTATTGGGTTTACTAATAGGTACCGTTGCCTCCATGTACtcgtttaaattgaataatagcTATGATTACAAAGATATAATAATAGGAAGTACTTACTTTACAAGTCAACAAAATGCGTCTAACCatactgaaaaatataacaactttGATACTTACATTTGTGTAGGTGATTCAGAACTGTCCCGTAAATGCGCTCCTTTAGCATTTTGTTCGGTCTCATCGTCTCTGCGATTTCTAACAGGCATATTGAACCTTACTTACATTCACTAACAAAAATGACCTAGCAAAGCATTTTGACGGATCTCATACATTATTAAGTAACTCATTCCATGATACTGAAAGTCTATTATTAGTCAGAAATATAATTGACcagaatatttttatctcttaaaTTCTTTTTACTCACTCAACCAACAACAGTAAGTAAAAGGGCGCGAAAACTTCTGTCATGTCAAGTTCCGTTCCGTCATTCGTAATCACAGAATTTCACAGAAAACTAATATCCTCCGTACTGtcattttgtattcaaatgatTTTGACATTTACTGATTAGAGTCCAGAGACCCTTTGGCCCTTGAAACCCGGgaacagtataaaaaatatctttaaaataaccatcaatttttaatctcatttCATTCAGGAGAAGACACCCGGTCTTTTTAAAGCGTGCACGGGGCACACACAGGTCCAACTTACAGAGGCCTTGTTAAGAACTTAAATCTctagaaataataattcaaagcCGATACTGAGCGGCTATGCGAGAACATACATAAAGAATCCAGAGTGTTGAAATAATTAGATTGTGTTGCAATTTCTAAGGTTTTCCGGAAATCTATGGTTACTTCCTTTCTATCCATGGTTATGTTGATAATAGGTCCCTTAAGGTACCGCCACGATTAGAGGCACGTGAGCAACTCAAGTTCGAGCAGAAAGGGATGCGACACCGAAAGTACACAATTCTAACAgcatcgcgggtcacagacccaTTACGCCATTAAACACTTCTACCTCCGAGCATAATGTAGCCCCAACCcttctctagccagccagtgaAGGCAAAAAAGTTTCCATAGAGAGTGATCCCCTGGTggtatttgtattcaatttcCGTTACGATGTTTAACAAAAGGCTCGCCAGAAGCTCTCCTGCGCATTTATTCGCCTactatcaattaattaaaagttgcgaaaataaaaatcgtaacaATCAGTCTGTCAGTGCAGAGGTAGTTCAAACTCCGGATTAACATCTTTCTTTTCTTTACTTATATGAGTCacgttgcttttttttaattttcgtttccACTGCGTGCTGACTCAATTTTGACGTTCAAAATATGACGTACAAGGATACTGCCTATTTAACTTGCATCGAGTAAGAATCCTAAATCGCCACGTTGGGAAGTTGAatttatccatttatttaaacGCTACAAATGTTTAAGAATAAGGCTTATTCTTAAACTTTATTGTATATAGTTCTTGCAGATGGTCGAAGCCATAGCCtcatttcagaaaaaaacatagCGCAATATGTTAAGTTGTCAACAACAAATGACAGAAAAACAGctgatattgatatcaaaaattgctgattaaatattaaaatgtatgtctaAAACTGCGCGATAGTCTATTGAAATTCtgcataattgttttataagccAAGATGATGCTTCGACATCTATTTAAACGTCACGTAACATCAACTGTAAAGTATTGTAGGTTTTTTTCTAGTTCTATGGTATCAGTACCAGATATTGATACAAATTATTACTGTTGTCCTAAAAATACTACCGAAATTGagaagaatattaaattaaggaaGGGTGTAGGTGATGtacacaatgttttaaaaatgtatgaaattataaacaaaactccAATAACAGACACATCATATACAACTGttaagaatgatttgtataaAGAGCTTATAAGTTTACCAAATAAAACGCATCCTTCTGTGTTGGAATATGTCGATCCGAaagttattttagaaataaacgATAAAAGAGATTTCCAAAAACATGTTCCTCTTGAATTTAGTGAGATTACCAGACGTTTGAATTTATTAAGAACAGATAAGTTGGGGCACACATGTGGACACAAGAGTTATTATTTCTTGGGAGAACTCGCAGAATTAGAAGAAGCTTTGATTAAGTACActgtaaataaacttattgaGGAAAACTTTGAGCTTGTCTCAGTTCCAGACATATTACCTAGGCAGGTCATAGAAAGTTGTGGAATGGCTATAAATAATGACCGCACACAGGTAAACTCCTTTATTAGAATTACTCACATACAGTTAGCAATAAGTTTAATCTATAATGTAAAAAGCTTGTATCTCATATCCTTAGGTCTGTATTAAAAGTCTTGAGGTTACTTATTTGCTCACTGAACCACAAATATCTTAatcattacttattttatatttcagataTATTCTCTAGACCCAGTACAGCATGGCCCAGACTTGTATTTGTCAGGAACAGCAGAAATGTCCTTAGCTGGACTGCTAGTGAATTCATTAC from Trichoplusia ni isolate ovarian cell line Hi5 unplaced genomic scaffold, tn1 tig00003511, whole genome shotgun sequence harbors:
- the LOC113507950 gene encoding serine--tRNA ligase, mitochondrial-like, with the protein product MMLRHLFKRHVTSTVKYCRFFSSSMVSVPDIDTNYYCCPKNTTEIEKNIKLRKGVGDVHNVLKMYEIINKTPITDTSYTTVKNDLYKELISLPNKTHPSVLEYVDPKVILEINDKRDFQKHVPLEFSEITRRLNLLRTDKLGHTCGHKSYYFLGELAELEEALIKYTVNKLIEENFELVSVPDILPRQVIESCGMAINNDRTQIYSLDPVQHGPDLYLSGTAEMSLAGLLVNSLHSEDMLPLKLAAVSRCYRAETSNIIEERGIYRVHQFTKVEMFVVAKPSQSENMLEYLRTTQQELFEPLGFNMRVLDMPPHELGAPAYRKYD